The Kribbella amoyensis genomic sequence GGTGTCCGTGGTCCCGCCCGTCGGGGTGTCGGTCGTCCCGTCGGTCGGCTTGGTCTCGGTCGTCGGGAGCTCGCCGGGCAGCGTCTCCCCGGTCGGGAGGTCGCCCGTCGGGAGATCGCCCGGCTGGCCGCCGCCGTCGGTCGGCTGCTCGCCGACCGTCGAGTCGCCGGTCGAGTCGCCCGTGGAGTCGCCGGTCGAGGTCTCGCCGGTGTCCTGGGTCGGGGCCGTGGTCGGGTTGTCGCCCGGGACCGGGTTGTTGGTCGAACCGTTGTCCGAGGTCGGGTCGTCCGACGGCGTCGGCGTAGGCGTCGTCTGGTCGGTCGGGTCGGACGCCGGCGGCTCGGTCGGGTCGCCCGAGGGCTGCGTCGGGTCGTCCGTCGGGTCGTCCGTCGGCTGCGTCGGGTCGTCGGTGGGATCGGCCGTCGGGTCGCCGGTCGGCTCGTCCGGCTTGTCAGCCGGCGGGTCGGTCGGCTGAGCGCCCGGCTTGTCGACCTTGCCCTCCGGCGGCAGGGGCGGCGGCAGCTTCGGGTCGTCCTTGGGCGCCGGCTTCTGGACCAGCGGCGGCTGCGGCCGGGCGAGCTGGGTCGGGCCGGGCAGACCGTCGAGGTCCGCCGGGAACCGCTCGGTGACCTCCTCGTCCTCCGTCGCGACCTCGGCCTCGTCCAGCTTGGCCTGCTGGTTCTCCCGAAGGATCTTCTGGGCCTTGACGATCTTCGACTTGTCGCCGACCGCCATTCCCTCGAGTTTGTCGGTCGGGAAGCTGGTCTCCGGCCGGAGCCCGTCGACGACCTTCTCGACGATCTTCTCGTACGGCGCGAGCGGGTCACCGTTGACGGCCGCGGCCACCCCGGACACCGACAGCGCGGCCACCGCGGCCACCCCCACGGCCAGGCCGCGGGCGGCCATCTTGCGGGCCAGCGGATCGGTCACCGGGTTCAGCGCGGCGCAGCGCGCCAGGAACGACTCGGGGTCGTCGATCGTCTCGACCGGCAGCTCGTCCTCCACCTCGACCGCCAGCCGCAGATCGGCCAGCAGCTTCAGGGCGGGATCGTGCTCCCCGGCCTCGCAGGCGGAATCCCCACCGGCTGCGAGCAGGTCGAGCAGCGCGTCGTCGGCTTCGATCGCGTCGAAATCAAAGCGCTCAGCCATGCCGCTCCTCCCCTGCTCCTCGTCCCTGCTTTGCCTCATGCCCCACAAACCCCCTGAGCGTGTTCAACGCCCGATGTTGTGCGACCCTCACCGCCCCCGGTGTCATCCCCAGTGCCCGGCCGGTCTCCTCGGCTGACATCCCCGCAACCACCCGGAGCCGCAGAATCTCCCGCAGCTTCTCCGGCAACCTGTCCAGCAGGCCCACGATGTGCTGGACCTCGGAATGCCTGACGGCGCGCTCCTCCGGCGTCGGCGCCTCGTCGGCACCGTCCGGCAGGTCCGGCGTGGACAGGTCGGCCACCGCGAACGCGCGCTGCGCGTCGGCGACCTTGCGCGCCGCGATCCCGTACACGAAGGCCTCGAACGGCCGGCCCTCGTCCCGGTACCGGCTCAGCGCGCCGAACACCGCCACGCACACTTCCTGCGCGACGTCGTCGACCATGTCGGCCCCGCCGGGGTAGGTCCACAGCCTCGACCGCACATAGCGGTGGGCGACCGCACGCACCCGGGTGAGCAGATCGTTCAGGGCGGCGGCGTCGCCTTCGCCGGCCAGCGCGGCCAGATCCCTGAGCTCGACCCGGTCTTGGGTGTGCGGTGATTGGACCTCGGTCACCCCTCGCCCCCCTCGTGTCGGACCGGTCAGCCTGAAAGATGGTACGACCCGGCCATCCCTTTGCCTAGTGGCAATTCGTGATCACGGGCCATTTTTCGCTACGAACGGTGAACACAAGACCGAAGCCCCGGCCGGCCCGGGACCAAAGTCCCGGTGGTCAGCTCGGTCGCGGGAGATGGATGCCGTACTGGGCGATCTTGCGGTAGATCGTTGCCCGGCTCATCCCGAGCTCCTCGGCGGCCTGCCGCATCGAGATCCCGGGCTGGGTGAGGACGCGGATGATCTCGTCCCGCTCGAAGGTCTCGATCCTGGTCAGCCGGTGCGTCGTGTCGGACAACAGCGTGCCGGGCAGGTGCCGGACGTCGATCCGGTCGGTCCGGCGGGCAGCCTCCTTGACGATGCGGTGCAGCTCGGCGACGTTGCCCGGCCAGGCGTGGTCCCGCAGCACGTGCTCGGCCGCCGGGGTGAGGGCGACCTCGCGACCACGGGCCCGTTGCGCGGCGTACCGGGCCAGCGGCAGCACGTCCTCGGGCCGGTCGCGCAGCGGTGGGACCTGGACGACCGTGTCGACCAACGCGGCCAGCGCCGGCGGGATGTCCTCGAACCGTTCCGCGGTCATCGACAGCGGTAGCGGCGCCACCGTGGGTCCGCGGTCGCGCCGGGCCCGGACGACCAGGTCGCGCAGGCGTTCGGCGACCCAGACCGGCAGTGTGTCGACGTCCCGGACGACGACGGCCGTGTGCGGTTTGCCGAGCTCGGGGGTCCAGAGGGCGAGCCAGGCGTCGATGTCCTGCGGGGCCGGTGGGCTCGCGGCCAGGATCCGTTCGCGCGGGCGGCTCAGCCGTTCGGCCTGGGCCAGCACGGTGGTACGCCCCGAGCCCGGCTCGCCGATCGCGGCCACCACGCGGCCCGCCGTGACCGCGTCCTTCGTCAACGACAGCACGCTCTCCCAGGCCGAGGACAACGCCCGCAGCGTCCCGGATCCGGGCTCCAGCCGCGAGGTCTCGACCCGGAAGACCTCGCCCCGCGGTGTCGGCCGGGGACGGCGGCCCTGCGATCGCGCGAGCATCAGGGCCGTCGTGTTGTTGGCCGCGGACTGGGCCAGCGCCAGCAGGAGTTCGCTGGACGACTGGCACCAGGTGGTGAGGTTGACGCTCCCCTCCAACCGGCCGGTCAGCGGGTCCAGGACCGGGACCGCGGCACAGGTGTACGTGCACAGGCTCAACGCGTAGTGCTCCTCGGCGCGGACCAAGGTGGGGACGCGGTCGGCCAGCGCGAGACCGAGCCCGTTCGTCCCGGCCTCTCGCTCGGAGTACGCGAATCCGGGTGCGAGGTGGACGTCGTCGAGGGCGCGCAGCAGGCTGTGGTCGCCGGAGAGCCGGTTCAGGACCAGGCCATCCGCGTCGGTGAGCATCAGGCTGATCGGCTCGGACGAGAGGGTGCGGTGCAGGTCGGTCAGCACCTCTTGCCCGCATTGGAAGAACAACGAGTCCTGGTCGAACGTCCCGGTGAACACGGGCTCGACGTCGTCCAGCGAGACGCCGTAGTCCTGACTACGTTGCCAGGAGGCCAGCAACCGTTTCGGCAGGGCTCCGACGGGAGCCAGGTCGGCCCCGACCGGTACCTCGGTACCGAGGCGTTGGTGCAGCAACGCCCGCTCCGGCAGCTCCGCGTCGTCCACGGCTGCCCCCTCTCACCAGATGAGGATGCCGCCGACCATACCGCCGGGTGTCGCGACCGGCGACGGGTCGTGGTCTCAAATTGAGACAACGGGACGTCTCACATTGAGACGATCGCCCGGTCCCGCCGGTCCCGGATCCGCGCCTACCTTCGCCACATTCCGTGACTCGAGGGAGGACGACCACCATGTACACCAGCAACGGCGAGAGCTACTTCGTCGTCGACGCCCACATCGCCCTGTGGGACGGCCGGCCGGAGAACCAGCGCAACCTCCACGGCAAGCAGTTCATCGACTGCTTCTACGACTACCACCGCAACCTGTCCCCCGAGACGGAGGTGTGGAGCTACGAGGACTACCTGTACCAAGGCGGCGAGCGGCTGATGAAGGACCTCTTCGCCGACGGGTACGTGGACCACGCGATCTTCCAGCCCGCGTTCCTCGGCGAGTTCTACCACCGCGGTTTCGGCCAGACCGAGGAGGCGTTCGCGCTGGCCTCCGCGCACCCGGACAAGCTCACGTACAACCACAACTTCGACCCGCGCAACGGTGAGGCCGGGCTGGACCAGCTCCGCGCCGACGCCGAACGGTTCGGGCTGAAGGGGGTCAAGCTCTACACCGCCGAGTGGCACGGCGACTCGCGCGGCTGGCGGCTCGACGACCCGTGGGCCTACCGGTACTTCGAGGTCTGCCGCGAGCTCGGCATCACCAACATCCACGTCCACAAGGGCCCCACCATCCGGCCGCTGGACCGGGACGCGTTCGACGTGAAGGACATCGACCACGTCGCCACCGACTTCACCGATCTCAACTTCGTCGTCGAGCACTGCGGCCTGCCGCGGCTGGAGGACTTCTGCTGGATCGCCACCCAGGAGCCCAACGTGCACGCCGGGCTGGCGGTCGCGATGCCGTTCATCCACACCCGGCCGAAGTACTTCGGGCAGATCATCGGCGAGCTGCTGTACTGGATCGGCGAGGACCGGATCCAGTTCTCCTCCGACTACGCGCTCTGGACGCCGAAGTGGCTGGTCGAGGCGTTCGCGGCCTTCGAGATCCCGGCCGAGCTGTCGGAGTACGCGCCGCTGACGGTCGCGCAGAAGAAGAAGATCCTCGGCCTGAACGCGGCCAAGATGTACGGCCTCGAGGTCCCCGCCGAACTGCGGCTGCCGGACGCGGACGAGACCGCCACCGGACCCCGGGGCGCGGACGAGTCCGACCTGGTGAAGGCCTGACATGACGATCACCGAGAGCCCTCGGTACGACGTGCTGGAGCGGGCCGCGTACACAGCGCTCGGCGGCGTGGCCGATCCGGAGCTGGACGAGCCGATCACCGACCTCGGCTTCGTCCGGTCCCTGGTCGTCCGGTCGGCCGGATCGCTGGCCGAAGTGGAGGTGCACCTGCGGCTGCCGACCTCGTTCTGCTCGCCGAACTTCGCGTACCTGATGGCGTCCGACGCGAAGGACGTGCTGACGTCGCTGCCCTGGACCGGCCTGGTGACCGTCCAGCTCGACGACCACCACGACTCCGGCCTGATCAACGCGGGCCTGGCCGCCGACGCCGGGTACCGCGGCACCTTCGGCCACGAGGCGGAGCAGGACCTGGAGGAACTGCGGACCACGTTCCGCCGCAAGGCCCACACGGCCGCGATGGAACGGTGCCTCACCGCCCTGCTCCGCGCCGAACCGGACCGCCCGGTCGAGCGTCTTGGTGAGGTCGTCCTCGCCGACCTGCCGACCGACCGGCACACCGAGGCGCTGCTCCGCCGGCGGACCGTCCTCGGGCTCCCCGACCGGCCCGACGCGCTCGTCCTGGTCGATCACGACGGTCAGGGGTACGCCGAGTCCGACGTACCGCTGGCGCTGCGGCGAGCCCGGTCCACGCGGATCTCGATCGACGGCAACGCGCACTTCTGCCGTGGCCTGCTGCGAACCCGGTACCCCGGCAGCGAGTCGGAGCAGGTGCACCGGCCGGACGGAGCCGAGTCCGCCGACGCGTCGTACGACCCGACGTTCATCCCCCTCCCCACCGTCCCGAAGGAGCAGCGCCGATGAGCACCATGCGAGCCGTCCAGGTCGTCGGCTACCACCAGAACCTCGCCCTGACCGAGGTGCCGATCCCCGAACCCACCGGCCCGTGGGACGTGGTCGTCCGGATCGGCGGTGCCGGGGTCTGCCGGACCGACCTGCACATCCTCGAAGGACAGTGGGCCGAGAAGAGCGGCGTCCAGCTCCCGTACACGATCGGGCACGAGAACGCGGGCTGGGTGCACGCCGTCGGCGCCGCGGTGACGAACGTTGCCGAGGGCGACAAGGTGATCCTGCACCCGCTGATCACCTGTGGCCTGTGCCGCGCCTGCCGGTCCGGCGACGACGTGCACTGCGAGGCGAGCGCGTTCCCCGGTATCGACACCAACGGCGGCTACGCGGAGTACCTCAAGACGTCGGCCCGGAGCGTGGTGAAGATCGACGACGCCCTCCAACCCGCCGACGTCGCCGCCCTCGCCGACGCGGGCCTGACGGCGTACCACGCGGCCGCCAAGGCAGCCCGCCGGCTGACCCCGCGGGACCGCTGCGTGGTGATCGGCGCGGGCGGACTCGGGCACATCGGCATCCAGGTCCTCAAGGCACTCACCCCGGCCGAACTGATCGTCGTCGACCGCAACCCCGACGCGGTCGAACTCGCCGTCTCGATCGGCGCCGACCAGGGCATCGTTGCTGATGGCAATCACATGGAGAAGGTGCTGGAGCTCACCGGCGGCCAGGGCGCCGAGGTGGTGGTCGACTTCGTCGGCGAGGGCGGCGCGACCGGCGAGGGTCTGCGGATGCTGCGCCGGGCCGGTGACTACCACGTGGTCGGGTACGGCGAGAACCTCGACGTCCCCACCATCGACCTGATCTCCACCGAGACCAACATCGTCGGCAACCTGGTCGGCTCCTACAACGACCTGTGCGACCTGATGATCCTGGCCGCCCGCGGTGCCGTCACCCTGCACACCGCCAAGTACCGGCTCGACGACTTCCAGACCGCGATCGACGACCTCGACGCCGGCCGGGTCCGCGGCCGCGCCATCCTCATCCCCTGACCTCGCCACTGGCGGGTTGTTCAACGAATGACGTGTTGCAACACGCCAGTGGGCGAATAACCCGCCAGTGGGCGCTCGCAGTACGGCAAAAGGCAACTGCCCGGCGGGTCCGTGGACCGGCCGGGCAGTTGCTGGTGGTACTTCAGCGCGAAGGTCAGTGACCGTGGCCGTGGCCGTGGCCGGCGGCGGGCTCTTCTTCTTCGGGCTTGTCGACGACCAGCGTCTCGGTGGTGAGCAGCAGGGCGGCGATGGAGCCGGCGTTGGCGAGCGCGGAGCGGGTCACCTTGACCGGGTCCAGGACGCCGCTGCCGAGCAGGTCGCCGTACTCGCCGGTGGCGGCGTTGAAGCCGTTGCCGGCCTCGAGGTCGCCGACCTTGGCGACGACGACGTAGCCCTCGTAGCCACCGTTCTCGGCGATCCAGCGCAGCGGCTCGACGACGGCCTTCTTGACCAGGCGCACACCGGCGGCCTCGTCACCGTCCAGGCCGAGGCTGTCGTCGAGGACCGAGGCGGCGTGCACGAGAGCGGAACCGCCACCCGCGACGATGCCCTCCTCGATCGCGGCCCGGGTCGCGGACACGGCGTCCTCGATCCGGTGCTTCTTCTCCTTGAGCTCGACCTCGGTGGCCGCGCCGACCTTGATGACGCAGACGCCGCCGGCCAGCTTGGCCAGCCGCTCCTGCAGCTTCTCGCGGTCCCAGTCGGAGTCGGTGCGCTCGATCTCGGCCTTGATCTGGTTGACCCGGGCCTCGATGTCCTCGGGCTTGCCGGCGCCCTCGACGACCGTGGTGTTGTCCTTGGTCACGACGATGCGACGGGCGGTGCCGAGCACCTCCAGGCCGACCTGGTCCAGCTTGAGGCCGACCTCGGGGGCGACGACCTGCGCGCCGGTGAGGGCGGCGAGGTCCTCCAGCATGGCCTTGCGGCGGTCACCGAAGCCCGGCGCCTTGACGGCGACGGAGGTGAAGTTGCCGCGGATCTTGTTCACCACGAGGGTGGACAGGGCCTCGGCCTCGACGTCCTCGGCGATGATCAGCAGCGCCTTGCCGGACTGCACGACCTTCTCCAGCAGCGGCAGCAGGTCCGCGATCGCGGAGATCTTGCCCGGGTTGATGAGGATGTACGGGTCGTCCAGCACCGCTTCGCCGGCCTCGGCGTCGGTGATGAAGTAGGGCGAGATGTAGCCCTTGTCGAACTGCATGCCCTCGGTGAACTCGAGCTCGGTGCCGAAGGTGTTCGACTCCTCGACGGTGATGACACCGTCCTTGCCGACCTTGTCGAACGCGTCCGCGATCAGGGCGCCGATCTCGGCGTCCCGGGCGGAGATGGTGGCGACGTGGGCCATGTCGCCCTTGTCGTCGACCGGACGGGCGGTCTCGACGAGCTTCGCCGACACGGCCTCGACGGCCGCCTCGATGCCCTTCTTCAGGCCCATCGGGTTGACGCCGGCCGCGACGGCCCGCAGGCCCTCGTGCACCAGCGCCTGCGCCAGGACGGTCGCGGTGGTGGTTCCGTCACCGGCGATGTCGTTGGTCTTGGTGGCAACCTCCTTGGTGAGCTGCGCACCGAGGTTCTCGAACGGGTCGTCCAGCTCGACCTCACGGGCGACGGTGACACCGTCGTTGGTGATGGTCGGGGCGCCCCACTTCTTGTCCAGCACGACGTAGCGGCCCTTCGGCCCCAGCGTCACCTTCACCGTGTTCGCGAGCTTGTCGACGCCACGCTCCAGGGCGCGCCGCGCGTTCTCGTCGAACTCGAGGATCTTCGGCATGGAAAAACCAGTCCCTCTCTGAATGCTTGTTCGTGGCTGCGCCGGTCCGGACCGACTCCGCCCCGGCGCCGGTGAACGGCACCGGGGCGGTGTCAGTCAGGAACAGCGAGCGGTCGTCACTTGCTGACGATGGCGAGGATGTCGCGGGCGCCCAGGATCAGGTAGTCCTGGCCGTCGTACTTGACCTCGGTGCCGCCGTACTTGGAGTAGATGACCTTGTCGCCGACGGCGACGTCCAGCGGGACGCGGTTGCCGTTGTCGTCGATGCGGCCCGGGCCGATGGCGAGGACCTCGCCCTCCTGCGGCTTCTCCTTGGCGGTGTCCGGGATCACCAGGCCGGACTTCGTGGTCTGCTCGGCTTCGAGCGGCGCAACGAGGACGCGGTCCTCGAGCGGCTTGATCGTGACCGACACTTGCTGACCTCCACGGTCGAGTTCTTGGTGTGTTCGCACAGCTTCGGTCGGCCGTCCACCCTGCCGTCGCGGGGGTCAGGGGTACCGGCCGTTGGCATTCTCCACCGGAGAGTGCCAACACCGAATCTAGGCCGCGATTAGCACTCGGTCAACTCGAGTGCCAGGACGATTCCCGCCCGCCACCCGGTACCGGGCGCCCGGCGGCCGCCAAAGGCCGGGACGACGGGCTCAGGACTGGGCGAATGTCACCGGACGTGAGACCGTCTTCACAGCGAGCACTCCCCGGAACGCCCCGCACGAGGAGCCACGATGAAACTCCGCCCCACGTTCCCGAAACTCCGCCGGCCGTCGCCGCGGACGCTGCTCGTGATCGCCGCCGTGGCGCTGAGCCCGATCGCGGTCGCCGCGCTGGCCGCCAAGGGCGCCGACTCCTCGCCAGACCAGGGTGCCCCGTCCGCCGGCGCACCAGCCGCACCGGACTCCGGTACCGGCCAAGGCGCGCGCGACGCCGGTACGAAAGACGCCGGCACGAATGCCGACGCCGCCGCGGCCGCCTCGTTGCAGCAGTGCCGTACTGCGCGCCTGGTGCCCACTGCGAACGGCTGGGGCGTCCCCGTACCGTCCGTCTGGGCGAGCAGCAGTACCGCGTGCAACCTGATGTCCGGCGACAGCCCGTACCGCGGTGGGCAGCGGACCGGCGACCCGGACACCGCGATCCGCACCCTGCAGCGCAACCTCAACTACTGCTACGGCAGCAAGCTCACCGTCGACGGTCTGTACGGCAGCAACACCAGGTCCGTCGTGAAGCAGGTGCAGCAACGGCACGGGCTCACCGCGGACGGCATCTACGGACCGCGGACCCGGTCGGCGATGAACTGGCGGCTCTTCCACTCGGCCAAGGGGATCTGGAGCACCGGCTGCTACAGCCCGCTCTGACCCACGCGTCGCGACCCGCTTCCCACGCCCGGCAGACTTGGCCCGGTGACCCCCGACTCGATCACGCTGCTGCAGGCCCATCCCGAGGTCCTGGCCGAAGCCTGCGCCACGTACTCCCCCGGCGGCGAGCTGCGGTTGGTCGAGCAACTCCGCCGCCTGTACGACGCCGACGTGGTGACCGCTGCAGTCACCCAGGCGTCGCTGCGACACCGGGCCGTCGCCAAGTTCGGCAAGGACGACGCGGCCCGGATGTACTTCACCCCGGACGGCCTCGAACAGTCCACCCGCTCCGCCGTCGCCGAGCACCGCGCGCACCGCATCGCCACCACGCTCCCCGAGGCCTCCCTGCTCGACCTGGGCTGCGGCATCGGCGGCGACCTCATCACCGCGGCCCGCGCCGGCCTCCGGGTCACCGGCGTCGAACGGGACCCCGCCACCGCCGCCGCGGCCCGCGCGAACCTCGCGGCCCTGGACCTCCCCGGCGAGGTGATCCTGGGCGACGCGGAGGAGCAGGACGTCACGCCGTACGACGTGGTGTTCGCGGACCCGGCTCGGCGGGCGGACGGGCGACGCGTGTTCGACCACAACGCGTACTCGCCACCCTGGACGTTCATCACCCAGCTGCTGACCCGGACGGCGTGCGTCAAGGTCGCGCCGGGGATCCCGCACGACGCGGTACCGGACGGGGTCGAGGCGGAGTGGGTCAGCGACGCCGGTGAGGTCAAGGAAGCCGCACTGTGGTCCGGCAAGCTGTCGGGTGATGTCGAGCGACGGGCGACGTTGCTGCCAAGCGGTGCGACCGTGGATACCGCCCCGGAAGCAGAGGTCGGCCCGGTCGGTCAGTACATCTACGAGCCGGACGGGGCAGTCGTACGAGCCGGCCTGGTCACCGCGGTCGCGGCGGCCGTGGGTGGCTGGTTGCTGGATCCGCGGATCGCGTACGTCACCGGACCGTTCCTCGTCGGGACTCCGCTGGCGAGCACGTACGAGGTGATCGAGACGCTGCCGTACCGCGAGAAGGTGCTGAAGTCCTGGGTCCGCGGCGAGGACATCGGCACCCTGGAGATCAAGAAGCGCGGCGTCGACCTGGACCCGGCCGCGCTCCGCAAGAAGCTCGCGCCGAAGGGTTCGACCGAAGCGACCCTCATCGTCACCCGGATCGGCCGCGACGCGGTCGCCTACTCCTGCCGCCGCGTCACTGCCCCCGCCGGCTGAGCAACTCCCCCCTTGCTTTCGCACAGTATTCGAACATATACTCGATTCGAGAGCGAGCTCCCGGGCAGCCTGCCGACGGGCGAGGTGCTGCGTCCGTTGCCGACGGCGCCCGGGAGCCCGCCACCAAGGTCCCGCGCCTCGGCCACCCCACCACGGCCGGGGCGCGCCGCCTGTCCGCGCCCGGTCGCCCAGCCGTCCGGCCTTGGTTTTGGGGTGCTGTCATGTGATGGCAGCCGATCGTTCACCTCGGCCGCGCACGCTGGTCCCACATCCGGCCAGCCGCTGACCGCTGCCCGGGGCCAGCGGCACCCGAACGGCCCCGG encodes the following:
- the shbA gene encoding RNA polymerase sigma factor ShbA, encoding MTEVQSPHTQDRVELRDLAALAGEGDAAALNDLLTRVRAVAHRYVRSRLWTYPGGADMVDDVAQEVCVAVFGALSRYRDEGRPFEAFVYGIAARKVADAQRAFAVADLSTPDLPDGADEAPTPEERAVRHSEVQHIVGLLDRLPEKLREILRLRVVAGMSAEETGRALGMTPGAVRVAQHRALNTLRGFVGHEAKQGRGAGEERHG
- a CDS encoding helix-turn-helix domain-containing protein gives rise to the protein MDDAELPERALLHQRLGTEVPVGADLAPVGALPKRLLASWQRSQDYGVSLDDVEPVFTGTFDQDSLFFQCGQEVLTDLHRTLSSEPISLMLTDADGLVLNRLSGDHSLLRALDDVHLAPGFAYSEREAGTNGLGLALADRVPTLVRAEEHYALSLCTYTCAAVPVLDPLTGRLEGSVNLTTWCQSSSELLLALAQSAANNTTALMLARSQGRRPRPTPRGEVFRVETSRLEPGSGTLRALSSAWESVLSLTKDAVTAGRVVAAIGEPGSGRTTVLAQAERLSRPRERILAASPPAPQDIDAWLALWTPELGKPHTAVVVRDVDTLPVWVAERLRDLVVRARRDRGPTVAPLPLSMTAERFEDIPPALAALVDTVVQVPPLRDRPEDVLPLARYAAQRARGREVALTPAAEHVLRDHAWPGNVAELHRIVKEAARRTDRIDVRHLPGTLLSDTTHRLTRIETFERDEIIRVLTQPGISMRQAAEELGMSRATIYRKIAQYGIHLPRPS
- a CDS encoding amidohydrolase family protein, with product MYTSNGESYFVVDAHIALWDGRPENQRNLHGKQFIDCFYDYHRNLSPETEVWSYEDYLYQGGERLMKDLFADGYVDHAIFQPAFLGEFYHRGFGQTEEAFALASAHPDKLTYNHNFDPRNGEAGLDQLRADAERFGLKGVKLYTAEWHGDSRGWRLDDPWAYRYFEVCRELGITNIHVHKGPTIRPLDRDAFDVKDIDHVATDFTDLNFVVEHCGLPRLEDFCWIATQEPNVHAGLAVAMPFIHTRPKYFGQIIGELLYWIGEDRIQFSSDYALWTPKWLVEAFAAFEIPAELSEYAPLTVAQKKKILGLNAAKMYGLEVPAELRLPDADETATGPRGADESDLVKA
- a CDS encoding iron-sulfur cluster assembly protein, producing the protein MTITESPRYDVLERAAYTALGGVADPELDEPITDLGFVRSLVVRSAGSLAEVEVHLRLPTSFCSPNFAYLMASDAKDVLTSLPWTGLVTVQLDDHHDSGLINAGLAADAGYRGTFGHEAEQDLEELRTTFRRKAHTAAMERCLTALLRAEPDRPVERLGEVVLADLPTDRHTEALLRRRTVLGLPDRPDALVLVDHDGQGYAESDVPLALRRARSTRISIDGNAHFCRGLLRTRYPGSESEQVHRPDGAESADASYDPTFIPLPTVPKEQRR
- a CDS encoding NAD(P)-dependent alcohol dehydrogenase, translating into MSTMRAVQVVGYHQNLALTEVPIPEPTGPWDVVVRIGGAGVCRTDLHILEGQWAEKSGVQLPYTIGHENAGWVHAVGAAVTNVAEGDKVILHPLITCGLCRACRSGDDVHCEASAFPGIDTNGGYAEYLKTSARSVVKIDDALQPADVAALADAGLTAYHAAAKAARRLTPRDRCVVIGAGGLGHIGIQVLKALTPAELIVVDRNPDAVELAVSIGADQGIVADGNHMEKVLELTGGQGAEVVVDFVGEGGATGEGLRMLRRAGDYHVVGYGENLDVPTIDLISTETNIVGNLVGSYNDLCDLMILAARGAVTLHTAKYRLDDFQTAIDDLDAGRVRGRAILIP
- the groL gene encoding chaperonin GroEL (60 kDa chaperone family; promotes refolding of misfolded polypeptides especially under stressful conditions; forms two stacked rings of heptamers to form a barrel-shaped 14mer; ends can be capped by GroES; misfolded proteins enter the barrel where they are refolded when GroES binds), which encodes MPKILEFDENARRALERGVDKLANTVKVTLGPKGRYVVLDKKWGAPTITNDGVTVAREVELDDPFENLGAQLTKEVATKTNDIAGDGTTTATVLAQALVHEGLRAVAAGVNPMGLKKGIEAAVEAVSAKLVETARPVDDKGDMAHVATISARDAEIGALIADAFDKVGKDGVITVEESNTFGTELEFTEGMQFDKGYISPYFITDAEAGEAVLDDPYILINPGKISAIADLLPLLEKVVQSGKALLIIAEDVEAEALSTLVVNKIRGNFTSVAVKAPGFGDRRKAMLEDLAALTGAQVVAPEVGLKLDQVGLEVLGTARRIVVTKDNTTVVEGAGKPEDIEARVNQIKAEIERTDSDWDREKLQERLAKLAGGVCVIKVGAATEVELKEKKHRIEDAVSATRAAIEEGIVAGGGSALVHAASVLDDSLGLDGDEAAGVRLVKKAVVEPLRWIAENGGYEGYVVVAKVGDLEAGNGFNAATGEYGDLLGSGVLDPVKVTRSALANAGSIAALLLTTETLVVDKPEEEEPAAGHGHGHGH
- the groES gene encoding co-chaperone GroES, with translation MSVTIKPLEDRVLVAPLEAEQTTKSGLVIPDTAKEKPQEGEVLAIGPGRIDDNGNRVPLDVAVGDKVIYSKYGGTEVKYDGQDYLILGARDILAIVSK
- a CDS encoding peptidoglycan-binding domain-containing protein, translating into MKLRPTFPKLRRPSPRTLLVIAAVALSPIAVAALAAKGADSSPDQGAPSAGAPAAPDSGTGQGARDAGTKDAGTNADAAAAASLQQCRTARLVPTANGWGVPVPSVWASSSTACNLMSGDSPYRGGQRTGDPDTAIRTLQRNLNYCYGSKLTVDGLYGSNTRSVVKQVQQRHGLTADGIYGPRTRSAMNWRLFHSAKGIWSTGCYSPL
- a CDS encoding class I SAM-dependent methyltransferase; amino-acid sequence: MTPDSITLLQAHPEVLAEACATYSPGGELRLVEQLRRLYDADVVTAAVTQASLRHRAVAKFGKDDAARMYFTPDGLEQSTRSAVAEHRAHRIATTLPEASLLDLGCGIGGDLITAARAGLRVTGVERDPATAAAARANLAALDLPGEVILGDAEEQDVTPYDVVFADPARRADGRRVFDHNAYSPPWTFITQLLTRTACVKVAPGIPHDAVPDGVEAEWVSDAGEVKEAALWSGKLSGDVERRATLLPSGATVDTAPEAEVGPVGQYIYEPDGAVVRAGLVTAVAAAVGGWLLDPRIAYVTGPFLVGTPLASTYEVIETLPYREKVLKSWVRGEDIGTLEIKKRGVDLDPAALRKKLAPKGSTEATLIVTRIGRDAVAYSCRRVTAPAG